A single Pseudomonas sp. MM223 DNA region contains:
- the msbA gene encoding Lipid A export ATP-binding/permease protein MsbA (*Name msbA): protein MAETPRPAEHTSSLKIYFRLLSYVKPYVGIFLLSIVGFVIFASTQPMLAGILKYFVDGLSNPEAVLFPNVPYLRDLQLLQAVPLLIILIAAWQGLGSFLGNYFLAKVSLCLVHDLRVELFNKLLVLPNRYFDNHNSGHLISRITFNVTMVTGAATDAIKVVIREGLTVVFLFAYLLWMNWHLTLVMVAILPVIAVMVSVASKKFRKQSKKIQVAMGDVTHVASETIQGYRVVRSFGGEAYEEQRFSKASQSNTDKQLRMTKTGSLYTPMLQLVIYSAMAALMFLVLFLRGESTAGDLVAYITAAGLLPKPIRQLSEVEPTIQKGLAGAESIFEQLDEEPELDTGTVEKERVEGRLEVRNLSFTYPGTEREVLSDISFVAEPGQMIALVGRSGSGKSTLAALIPRFYHHDQGQILLDGVEIENYRLRNLRRHVSQVTQHVTLFNDTVANNIAYGDLAGAPRADIEAAAADAYAKEFVDRLPKGFDTDVGENGVLLSGGQRQRLAIARALLKNAPLLILDEATSALDTESERHIQAALDHVMQGRTTLVIAHRLSTIEKADQILVMDQGRLVERGTHAELLAANGHYARLHAMGLDEPVKADIT from the coding sequence ATGGCCGAAACACCGCGACCAGCGGAGCACACCTCCAGCCTGAAGATCTACTTCCGGCTGTTGAGCTATGTGAAACCCTATGTCGGCATTTTCCTGCTGAGCATTGTCGGTTTCGTGATCTTTGCCTCGACCCAGCCGATGCTGGCCGGCATCCTCAAGTACTTTGTCGACGGGCTGAGCAACCCCGAAGCGGTGTTGTTCCCCAACGTCCCCTACCTGCGCGACCTGCAATTGCTGCAGGCGGTGCCCTTGCTGATCATCCTGATCGCTGCGTGGCAGGGCCTGGGGTCGTTCCTTGGCAACTATTTCCTGGCCAAGGTTTCCCTGTGCCTGGTGCACGACCTGCGGGTGGAGTTGTTCAACAAGCTGCTGGTACTGCCCAACCGCTACTTCGACAACCACAACTCCGGGCACCTGATTTCGCGTATCACCTTCAACGTGACCATGGTCACCGGTGCTGCTACCGATGCCATCAAGGTGGTCATCCGTGAAGGCCTGACCGTGGTGTTCCTGTTCGCCTACCTGCTGTGGATGAACTGGCACCTCACTTTGGTGATGGTTGCCATCCTGCCGGTGATTGCGGTGATGGTCAGCGTTGCCAGCAAAAAATTCCGCAAGCAGAGCAAGAAGATCCAGGTGGCCATGGGCGATGTCACCCACGTTGCCTCGGAAACCATCCAGGGTTACCGCGTGGTGCGCAGCTTCGGTGGCGAGGCCTACGAGGAACAGCGTTTCAGCAAGGCCAGCCAGAGCAACACCGACAAGCAGCTGCGCATGACCAAGACCGGCTCGCTGTATACGCCGATGCTGCAACTGGTGATCTACAGCGCCATGGCCGCGCTGATGTTCCTGGTGCTGTTCCTGCGTGGTGAGTCCACCGCCGGCGACTTGGTGGCCTACATCACCGCCGCCGGCCTGCTGCCAAAACCGATTCGCCAGCTGTCGGAAGTCGAGCCGACCATCCAGAAGGGCCTGGCAGGTGCAGAAAGCATCTTCGAGCAACTGGACGAAGAGCCTGAGCTGGACACCGGTACTGTCGAGAAGGAGCGTGTGGAAGGGCGCCTGGAAGTGCGCAACCTGAGCTTCACCTACCCGGGTACCGAGCGTGAAGTGCTGAGCGACATCAGCTTTGTCGCCGAGCCTGGACAGATGATCGCCCTGGTCGGCCGCTCTGGCAGCGGCAAGTCGACCCTGGCGGCGTTGATCCCGCGTTTCTATCACCACGACCAGGGGCAGATCCTGCTCGATGGCGTGGAAATCGAGAACTACCGCCTGCGCAACCTGCGTCGCCACGTTTCGCAGGTGACCCAGCATGTCACACTGTTCAACGACACCGTGGCCAACAACATCGCCTATGGCGATCTGGCGGGCGCCCCCCGCGCAGACATCGAAGCCGCTGCGGCCGATGCCTACGCCAAGGAGTTCGTCGACCGCTTGCCCAAGGGCTTTGATACCGACGTGGGTGAAAACGGTGTGCTGCTTTCTGGTGGCCAGCGCCAGCGCCTGGCTATTGCCCGGGCGCTGCTGAAGAACGCGCCGCTGCTGATTCTTGACGAAGCCACCTCGGCCCTGGATACCGAGTCCGAGCGCCACATCCAGGCTGCCCTGGACCATGTGATGCAAGGCCGCACTACGCTGGTGATCGCCCACCGCCTGTCGACCATCGAGAAGGCCGACCAGATCCTGGTCATGGACCAAGGCCGTCTGGTCGAGCGTGGCACCCAT
- the mshA_2 gene encoding D-inositol-3-phosphate glycosyltransferase (*Name mshA_2): MNIVNMMWAGGTPYMSIHKVHRQVLSHAGTDARISNWLLLGSGLCCGLGSTREWHMPPRALKGRHLWRLLRPWLRMRLRKALAEAKAEIVLLDGIGVARLVLPLLQDFPQVRAKVLFHGKTRLNSSDVRLLRMLPAERLSIAAVSHTLAESLEHDLGRPVQTLRMALDPLAFVEPLLSRDEARQALQLPPVTAVMLGAVGRLVESKGFEMLIEAFAKASAQQPDLQLAIIGEGPLHAVLQQRIDALGLVGRVHLRGHREDLPQLYRAFDWLLVPSRAEGLGLVVQEAVMADVPVVCSDLQVFREQLQDTGGYLPVADEGAWAEAIKRCTALSAPAVAAQQRQALAPEQAWQAFCNGSQNLLRN; encoded by the coding sequence ATGAACATCGTCAATATGATGTGGGCGGGTGGAACGCCGTACATGTCCATCCACAAGGTGCACCGGCAAGTGCTGTCGCACGCAGGCACCGACGCCCGAATCAGTAACTGGTTGCTGCTGGGCAGCGGGCTGTGCTGTGGGCTTGGCTCGACCCGGGAGTGGCACATGCCGCCACGCGCGCTGAAAGGCCGGCATCTGTGGCGCCTGCTGCGGCCGTGGTTGCGCATGCGTTTGCGCAAGGCGCTGGCCGAGGCCAAGGCCGAAATCGTGCTGCTCGACGGTATTGGTGTCGCGCGTTTGGTCTTGCCACTGCTGCAGGATTTTCCGCAGGTGCGAGCCAAGGTGCTGTTCCATGGCAAGACGCGCTTGAACAGCAGTGATGTGCGCCTGTTGCGTATGCTCCCGGCCGAGCGCCTGAGCATTGCTGCGGTCTCGCACACCTTGGCTGAATCACTGGAGCATGACTTGGGCAGGCCGGTACAAACCCTGCGCATGGCACTCGACCCCCTGGCGTTTGTCGAACCGTTGCTGAGCCGTGACGAGGCCAGGCAGGCGCTGCAGTTACCTCCGGTAACTGCTGTCATGCTGGGCGCGGTAGGGCGGTTGGTGGAAAGCAAAGGTTTCGAGATGTTGATCGAGGCGTTTGCCAAGGCCAGTGCTCAGCAGCCGGACCTGCAGTTGGCAATCATTGGTGAAGGGCCTCTGCACGCGGTGCTGCAGCAGCGTATCGATGCGTTGGGCCTGGTCGGGCGTGTTCACCTGCGCGGTCACCGTGAAGACCTGCCACAGTTGTACCGGGCGTTCGATTGGCTGCTGGTACCTTCACGTGCCGAAGGGCTGGGGCTGGTGGTGCAGGAGGCCGTCATGGCTGACGTACCGGTGGTGTGCAGCGACCTGCAGGTGTTTCGCGAGCAGTTGCAGGATACCGGCGGCTACCTGCCGGTCGCCGATGAGGGGGCCTGGGCCGAGGCGATCAAGCGTTGCACAGCCCTCAGTGCCCCGGCGGTGGCCGCGCAGCAGCGTCAGGCGCTGGCGCCGGAGCAAGCCTGGCAGGCCTTCTGCAATGGCTCGCAGAACCTGCTGCGCAACTGA